In Pseudomonas sp. R76, one genomic interval encodes:
- the nadE gene encoding ammonia-dependent NAD(+) synthetase: protein MQAVQREIAQQLKVQAPFNDQAALEAEVARRVAFIQDCLRNSGLKTLVLGISGGVDSLTAGLLAQRAMKELRASSGDDAYRFIAVRLPYETQFDEHDAQASVDFIEPDERHTVNIGPAVKSLANEVAAFEGKAAVSRDFVLGNTKARMRMVAQYTIAGAAGGLVIGTDHAAEAVMGFFTKFGDGACDLAPLSGLVKNQVRAIARHFGAPESLVEKVPTADLEDLSPGKPDEASHGVTYAEIDAFLHGQPVREEAFKIICDTYRKTEHKRVMPFAP, encoded by the coding sequence ATGCAAGCCGTACAGCGTGAGATTGCGCAGCAGCTCAAGGTCCAAGCACCGTTCAACGACCAGGCCGCGCTTGAAGCCGAAGTGGCCCGCCGCGTGGCGTTTATCCAGGATTGCCTGCGCAATTCCGGGCTCAAGACGCTGGTGCTGGGCATCAGCGGCGGCGTCGACTCCCTGACCGCAGGCCTGTTGGCCCAACGCGCCATGAAAGAACTGCGCGCCAGCAGCGGCGATGACGCCTACCGTTTTATCGCGGTGCGCCTGCCGTACGAAACCCAGTTCGACGAACACGACGCCCAGGCGTCGGTGGACTTCATCGAGCCGGACGAGCGCCACACCGTGAACATCGGCCCAGCGGTTAAATCCCTGGCCAATGAAGTGGCGGCGTTCGAAGGCAAGGCGGCGGTGTCGCGTGACTTCGTGCTGGGCAACACCAAGGCGCGCATGCGCATGGTGGCGCAGTACACCATCGCTGGCGCGGCCGGCGGGCTGGTGATCGGCACCGACCATGCAGCGGAAGCGGTGATGGGCTTTTTCACCAAGTTTGGTGATGGCGCCTGCGATTTGGCGCCGCTGAGCGGGCTGGTGAAAAACCAGGTACGCGCCATTGCACGGCACTTTGGTGCGCCGGAGTCGCTGGTGGAGAAGGTCCCGACGGCCGACCTTGAAGACCTGTCGCCGGGCAAGCCGGACGAAGCGTCCCATGGCGTGACCTACGCCGAGATCGACGCCTTCCTGCATGGCCAGCCGGTGCGTGAGGAAGCGTTCAAGATCATTTGCGATACGTATCGCAAGACTGAGCACAAACGGGTCATGCCATTTGCGCCGTGA
- the amaB gene encoding L-piperidine-6-carboxylate dehydrogenase, giving the protein MVAALLDRLGVNPALYQSGKQPVHSPIDGSRIGSVHWEGAAEVEQQVSRAEHAFEAWRKVPAPRRGELVRQFGDVLREYKADLGELVSWEAGKITQEGLGEVQEMIDICDFAVGLSRQLYGLTIASERPGHHMRETWHPLGVVGVISAFNFPVAVWAWNTTLALVCGNAVIWKPSEKTPLTALACQALFERVLKNFKDAPQYLSQVIIGGRDAGAALVDDPRVALISATGSTRMGREVAPKVAARFARSILELGGNNAMILGPSADLDMAVRAILFSAVGTAGQRCTTLRRLIAHESVKEEIVTRLKAAYSKVRIGHPLEGNLIGPLIDKHGFDNMQDALEQALSEGGKVFGGKRQLEDKFPNAYYVSPAIVEMPEQSDVVCTETFAPILYVIGYSDFAEALRLNNAVPQGLSSCIFTTDVREAEQFMSAVGSDCGIANVNIGPSGAEIGGAFGGEKETGGGRESGSDAWRGYMRRQTNTVNYSLELPLAQGITFD; this is encoded by the coding sequence ATGGTTGCCGCATTGCTTGACCGTCTCGGGGTGAACCCGGCGCTGTACCAGTCGGGGAAACAACCCGTGCATTCGCCGATCGACGGCAGCCGTATCGGCAGTGTGCACTGGGAAGGTGCCGCCGAGGTGGAGCAGCAGGTCAGTCGCGCCGAGCATGCATTCGAGGCCTGGCGCAAAGTGCCGGCACCGCGTCGCGGCGAGCTGGTACGCCAGTTCGGCGACGTATTGCGTGAATACAAGGCCGACCTCGGTGAGCTGGTGTCGTGGGAAGCCGGCAAGATCACTCAGGAAGGCCTGGGTGAAGTGCAGGAAATGATCGACATCTGCGACTTCGCCGTTGGCCTGTCGCGCCAACTGTACGGTTTGACCATCGCCTCCGAGCGCCCAGGCCATCATATGCGTGAAACCTGGCACCCGCTGGGCGTGGTCGGCGTAATCAGCGCCTTCAACTTCCCGGTGGCCGTGTGGGCGTGGAACACCACGCTGGCGCTGGTGTGCGGCAACGCAGTGATCTGGAAACCATCGGAAAAAACCCCGCTCACCGCGCTGGCCTGCCAGGCGCTGTTCGAGCGCGTGCTGAAAAACTTCAAGGACGCGCCTCAGTACCTGAGCCAAGTGATCATCGGCGGCCGTGACGCCGGCGCTGCGCTGGTGGATGACCCGCGTGTGGCGCTGATCAGCGCCACCGGCAGCACCCGCATGGGCCGCGAAGTGGCGCCGAAAGTCGCCGCACGTTTCGCCCGCAGCATCCTCGAGCTGGGCGGCAACAACGCGATGATCCTCGGCCCAAGCGCCGACCTGGACATGGCCGTACGTGCCATCCTGTTCAGTGCCGTCGGCACCGCCGGCCAGCGTTGCACGACGTTGCGCCGCCTCATCGCCCATGAGTCGGTCAAGGAAGAAATCGTCACCCGCCTCAAGGCGGCTTATTCCAAGGTGCGCATCGGTCACCCGCTGGAAGGCAACCTGATCGGCCCGCTGATCGACAAGCACGGCTTCGACAACATGCAGGACGCCCTGGAACAAGCCTTGAGCGAAGGCGGCAAGGTGTTCGGCGGCAAGCGTCAGCTGGAAGATAAATTCCCGAATGCCTACTACGTGTCACCGGCCATTGTGGAGATGCCCGAGCAAAGCGACGTGGTGTGCACCGAAACCTTCGCGCCGATTCTGTATGTGATCGGCTACAGCGACTTTGCCGAAGCCCTGCGTTTGAACAACGCCGTGCCGCAAGGCCTGTCGTCGTGCATATTCACTACCGATGTGCGTGAAGCCGAGCAGTTCATGTCGGCGGTGGGCAGTGATTGCGGCATCGCCAACGTCAATATCGGCCCGAGCGGCGCAGAAATCGGCGGCGCGTTTGGCGGTGAGAAAGAGACCGGTGGCGGGCGTGAGTCGGGTTCGGATGCGTGGCGCGGTTACATGCGTCGCCAGACCAATACCGTGAACTATTCGCTGGAATTGCCGCTGGCGCAGGGTATTACCTTCGACTGA
- a CDS encoding LysR family transcriptional regulator — translation MLNKRHLPSITALQCFEAATRHLSFTRAAEELNLTQSAVSKQVAQLEELLQHLLFRRVRRRLQMTPAGDLYLVEVRKILTQVEMSTHYLRSYGGETEVLRVSTPYTFGARWLVPRLKGWRLRHPQIHLDLCNEQEPDELLQGKADMAFYFGQGSRPGTESLKLFSEELVPVCAPESLPAQPFTDPTQLSDLVLLQNASRPQGWHDWFASQGFHTEHSYHGPRFDTFYMCIRAAQVGCGVALLPRFLVEEELAEGKLVIPWQHAMPSQDAYYLAYPEHSAEVPKVREFVKWMMEQV, via the coding sequence GTGCTGAACAAAAGACATTTGCCCTCGATCACCGCCCTGCAGTGTTTCGAAGCCGCCACCCGCCACCTGAGCTTCACCCGCGCCGCCGAGGAACTGAACCTCACGCAGAGCGCGGTGAGCAAACAGGTGGCGCAGCTGGAAGAATTGCTGCAACACCTGCTGTTTCGCCGAGTGCGCCGTCGTTTGCAGATGACCCCGGCGGGGGATTTGTATTTGGTGGAAGTGAGAAAAATCCTCACGCAGGTGGAGATGTCCACCCATTACCTGCGCTCCTACGGCGGCGAAACCGAAGTGCTGCGCGTCTCCACGCCCTACACCTTCGGCGCGCGCTGGCTGGTGCCGCGTCTTAAAGGCTGGCGTTTGCGTCACCCGCAGATCCATTTGGACCTGTGCAACGAGCAGGAGCCGGACGAACTGCTGCAAGGCAAGGCCGACATGGCCTTCTACTTCGGCCAGGGCTCACGCCCCGGCACCGAGAGCTTGAAGTTGTTCAGCGAAGAACTTGTGCCGGTGTGCGCGCCGGAAAGCCTGCCCGCGCAGCCGTTCACCGACCCGACGCAACTGAGTGACCTGGTGCTATTGCAGAACGCCTCGCGGCCGCAAGGCTGGCATGACTGGTTTGCCAGCCAGGGCTTTCATACCGAGCACAGCTACCACGGGCCGCGTTTCGACACCTTTTATATGTGCATCCGCGCGGCGCAGGTGGGCTGTGGCGTGGCGCTGCTGCCACGCTTTCTGGTGGAAGAAGAACTGGCCGAGGGCAAGCTGGTGATCCCCTGGCAGCATGCGATGCCCAGCCAGGATGCGTATTACCTGGCGTATCCGGAGCATTCGGCCGAGGTGCCCAAGGTGCGGGAGTTTGTGAAGTGGATGATGGAACAAGTTTAG
- the azu gene encoding azurin, which yields MFAKLVAVSLLTLASGQLLAAECKVTVDSTDQMSFNTKAIEIDKSCKTFTVELTHSGSLPKNVMGHNWVLSSAADMPGVASDGMAAGIDKNYLKDGDTRIIAHTKIIGAGEKDSVTFDVSKLAAGTDYAFFCSFPGHISMMKGTVTLK from the coding sequence ATGTTTGCCAAACTCGTTGCTGTTTCCCTGCTGACTCTGGCGAGCGGCCAGTTGCTTGCTGCAGAGTGCAAGGTCACCGTCGACTCCACCGACCAGATGTCCTTCAACACCAAGGCCATTGAAATCGACAAAAGCTGCAAGACGTTCACCGTTGAGCTGACCCATTCCGGCAGCTTGCCGAAAAACGTCATGGGCCATAACTGGGTGCTGAGCTCGGCCGCCGACATGCCGGGCGTTGCCAGCGACGGCATGGCTGCCGGTATCGACAAGAACTACCTCAAAGACGGCGACACCCGCATCATCGCCCACACCAAGATCATCGGTGCCGGCGAGAAAGATTCCGTGACCTTTGATGTGTCGAAACTGGCTGCCGGTACGGATTACGCGTTCTTCTGCTCGTTCCCAGGCCACATCTCGATGATGAAAGGCACTGTGACCCTGAAGTAA
- the pncB gene encoding nicotinate phosphoribosyltransferase — MSESVFADRIVQNLLDTDFYKLTMMQAVLHNYPNVEVEWEFRCRNSEDLRPYLAEIRYQIERLAELSLSPDQLGFLERISFMKPDFLRFLGLFRFNLRYVQTGIENGELFIRLRGPWLHVILFEVPMLAIVSEVRNRYRYQTVILEQAREQLYRKFDWLTANASSDELSELQVADFGTRRRFSYRVQEEVVSVLKHDFPGRFVGTSNVHLAREFDMKPLGTMAHEWIMAHQQLGPRLIDSQIAALDCWVREYRGLLGIALTDCITTDAFLGDFDLYFAKLFDGLRHDSGDPVQWAEKAIAHYHKLGIEPMSKTLVFSDSLSLPKALEIFRALRGRINVSFGIGTNLTCDIPGVEPMSIVLKMTACNGQPVAKISDEAGKTHCTDPNFVAYLRHVFKVPALPSKE; from the coding sequence ATGAGCGAGAGTGTGTTTGCCGATCGCATCGTGCAGAACTTGCTCGACACCGACTTCTACAAGCTGACCATGATGCAGGCGGTGCTGCACAACTACCCGAACGTGGAAGTTGAATGGGAGTTTCGTTGCCGCAACAGTGAAGACCTGCGCCCGTACCTGGCGGAAATCCGCTACCAGATCGAACGCCTTGCCGAGCTGAGCCTGAGCCCGGACCAGCTTGGTTTTCTTGAGCGCATCAGCTTTATGAAGCCGGATTTCCTGCGCTTCCTCGGGCTGTTCCGCTTCAACCTGCGCTATGTGCAAACCGGCATCGAGAACGGCGAGCTGTTTATCCGCCTGCGTGGGCCGTGGCTGCACGTGATCCTGTTTGAAGTGCCGATGCTGGCCATCGTCAGCGAAGTGCGTAACCGCTACCGCTACCAGACCGTGATCCTCGAACAGGCCCGCGAGCAGCTGTACCGCAAGTTCGACTGGCTGACGGCGAATGCCAGCAGCGACGAGCTGTCGGAGCTGCAAGTGGCCGACTTCGGCACGCGTCGGCGCTTCTCGTACCGGGTGCAGGAAGAAGTGGTGAGCGTGCTCAAGCACGACTTCCCCGGCCGTTTCGTCGGCACCAGCAACGTGCACCTGGCCCGCGAGTTCGATATGAAGCCGCTGGGCACCATGGCCCACGAATGGATCATGGCCCACCAGCAACTCGGCCCGCGCCTGATCGACAGCCAAATTGCTGCGCTCGACTGCTGGGTCCGCGAATACCGTGGCCTGCTGGGCATCGCCCTGACCGACTGCATCACCACCGACGCTTTCCTCGGCGACTTCGACTTGTACTTCGCCAAACTGTTCGACGGCCTGCGCCACGACTCCGGTGACCCGGTGCAGTGGGCCGAGAAAGCTATTGCCCATTACCACAAGCTCGGTATCGAGCCGATGAGCAAGACGCTGGTGTTCTCCGACAGCCTGTCGCTGCCCAAGGCCCTGGAGATTTTCCGCGCGTTGCGTGGTCGCATTAATGTGAGCTTCGGTATCGGTACCAACCTGACCTGTGACATTCCAGGTGTCGAGCCGATGAGCATCGTGCTTAAAATGACCGCCTGTAATGGCCAGCCCGTCGCGAAGATTTCCGATGAAGCGGGCAAGACCCACTGTACCGATCCGAATTTTGTCGCCTATTTGCGCCACGTTTTCAAAGTACCTGCCCTACCCAGCAAGGAGTGA
- the amaA gene encoding L-pipecolate oxidase: MALRETCLWEQLTPGRPDRAALKGEVKVDVCVIGAGITGLSAAIHLLEQGKSVAVLEAHRTGHGGSGRNVGLVNAGMWIPPDEIEAGFGEAVGSQLNRMLGAAPSLVFSLIDKYNIDCQLRREGTLHMAHNARGEADLRSREEQWKRRGAPVELLTGQACEHATGTKKIAAALLDRRAGTLNPMAYTTGLANAAAGLGGQLFDHSPVTQLERQGAQWSVQTAQGSVQAAQVVIASNAYTEGEWTELRRNFFPGYYYQVASAPLTDAAAEQILPGGQGSWDTRQVLSSIRRDADGRLLLGSLGNGNQKPTWFLKAWADRVQQHYFPYLKSVQWECTWTGCIAFTPDHLMRLFEPAPGLVAVTGYNGRGVTTGSVVGKAFADYLCHQNPQALPIPFAPMQPLAGVGLRSCLYEAGFSLYHAGQCLRIVI; the protein is encoded by the coding sequence ATGGCATTACGCGAAACATGTTTATGGGAACAACTCACCCCTGGCCGACCCGATCGCGCCGCGCTCAAGGGCGAGGTCAAGGTCGATGTGTGCGTGATCGGCGCCGGGATCACCGGCTTGTCGGCCGCCATCCACTTGCTGGAGCAAGGTAAAAGCGTCGCCGTGCTGGAGGCCCATCGCACCGGCCATGGCGGTTCGGGGCGTAACGTCGGGCTGGTCAACGCCGGCATGTGGATTCCCCCGGACGAGATCGAAGCCGGTTTCGGCGAGGCGGTGGGCAGCCAGCTCAACCGCATGTTGGGCGCGGCGCCGTCACTGGTGTTCAGCCTGATCGACAAATACAACATCGATTGCCAATTGCGCCGCGAGGGCACCTTGCACATGGCGCACAACGCCCGAGGCGAGGCGGATTTGCGCAGTCGTGAAGAACAATGGAAGCGCCGTGGCGCGCCGGTTGAATTGCTGACCGGCCAGGCGTGCGAGCACGCCACCGGGACCAAAAAGATTGCCGCCGCGTTGCTGGACCGGCGCGCCGGCACGCTGAACCCAATGGCGTACACCACGGGTTTGGCGAATGCCGCCGCCGGGCTTGGCGGGCAGTTGTTCGACCATTCCCCCGTCACCCAGCTGGAACGCCAAGGCGCGCAATGGTCAGTACAGACCGCCCAAGGCTCAGTGCAGGCTGCACAAGTGGTGATCGCCTCCAACGCCTACACCGAGGGCGAATGGACCGAGTTGCGGCGCAACTTCTTCCCCGGCTATTACTACCAGGTCGCGTCGGCCCCGCTGACGGATGCGGCCGCCGAACAGATCCTGCCGGGCGGGCAGGGCTCGTGGGACACGCGCCAGGTACTCAGCAGCATCCGCCGCGACGCCGATGGCCGCCTGTTGCTCGGCAGCCTGGGCAACGGCAACCAGAAACCCACGTGGTTTCTAAAGGCGTGGGCCGATCGGGTGCAGCAGCACTACTTCCCGTACCTCAAATCGGTGCAGTGGGAATGCACCTGGACCGGCTGCATTGCCTTCACACCTGATCACTTGATGCGCCTGTTCGAACCGGCGCCCGGCCTGGTGGCGGTCACCGGCTATAACGGGCGTGGCGTGACCACCGGCAGCGTGGTGGGCAAGGCATTTGCTGACTATTTGTGTCACCAGAACCCCCAGGCCTTGCCGATTCCCTTCGCACCGATGCAACCGCTGGCCGGGGTGGGCCTGCGCAGTTGCCTCTACGAAGCTGGATTCTCGCTGTATCACGCCGGCCAATGCCTGCGGATCGTGATCTGA